In the genome of Limanda limanda chromosome 15, fLimLim1.1, whole genome shotgun sequence, one region contains:
- the LOC133021028 gene encoding carbohydrate sulfotransferase 3-like — protein sequence MQTRNSIMKTKYSIVFICIVALVIIEKESSIISRVSDKIIQSRAPPLDPHSPLDNSNTTQNGPLSMLKMLLSTLSGAKGNSSNFSDEQEDDELDHLGTYNSSQGRKHVLLLARTRTGSSFVGEIFNHHGENMFYLFEPLWHVERFLSLGKENYNGTMLGRLYKDVLRGLFLCDFNPLEKFISPPPEEHVTAALFRREMSLSLCEDHVCSPFDKEVYEPYRCRTRRCGPLNLTLASESCLSKQYHVIKTVRVPNLESLQPLVEDPRLDVRLIQLVRDPRAILASRMAAFDAYEVWKAWGQDGQVPEDDYEVKKLKGNCDQIKMSAEVGLSHPHWLRKRYMLVRYEDIALYPMQKAEDMYRFAGIPFSPQARDWILRNTAQEEGDEYSTRKNSSEHAEKWRFSMPFTLVQVVQRVCEPHMKMFGYRIVDDEKTLINKSISLLEDRQFQ from the exons ATGCAAACCCGGAATTCAATAATGAAGACCAAATATTCAATTGTCTTCATCTGTATTGTTGCCCTGGTCATCATCGAAAAGGAGAGCAGTATCATTTCAAG GGTCTCCGATAAGATAATCCAGAGTCGCGCTCCTCCGCTGGACCCACACTCACCACTGGATAACAGCAATACGACACAAAATGGCCCCCTGTCCATGCTCAAAATGTTGCTTTCTACACTCTCTGGTGCAAAAGGGAATTCCTCAAACTTTTCTGATGAGCAAGAGGATGATGAACTGGACCATTTAGGCACGTACAACTCCAGCCAAGGCCGTAAGCACGTATTGCTCCTGGCCAGAACAAGAACAGGTTCCTCATTTGTCGGGGAGATTTTCAACCACCACGGGGAGAACATGTTCTACCTTTTTGAGCCTCTGTGGCACGTCGAGCGCTTTTTGAGTTTGGGCAAAGAGAATTACAATGGGACAATGTTGGGAAGACTGTACAAGGATGTACTCCGGGGGCTCTTCCTGTGTGATTTCAATCCTCTCGAGAAGTTCATCTCTCCCCCACCGGAGGAACACGTCACCGCTGCTCTTTTCCGCAGAGAGATGAGTTTATCGCTCTGTGAAGATCACGTCTGCAGTCCTTTCGACAAAGAAGTTTACGAACC ATATCGCTGTAGGACTCGTCGCTGTGGGCCGCTGAACTTGACCCTTGCCTCGGAGTCCTGTCTTTCCAAGCAATACCATGTAATAAAGACTGTCCGTGTGCCCAATCTGGAATCATTGCAGCCGTTGGTGGAGGATCCACGTCTAGATGTGAGATTGATCCAGCTAGTCCGAGATCCACGGGCCATCTTAGCATCCCGTATGGCGGCTTTCGATGCCTACGAGGTGTGGAAGGCCTGGGGGCAGGATGGCCAGGTGCCCGAAGATGACTATGAGGTGAAGAAGCTCAAAGGAAACTGTGATCAAATAAAGATGTCTGCAGAGGTGGGACTGAGCCACCCTCACTGGCTGAGGAAACGCTACATGTTGGTGCGTTACGAGGACATTGCCCTGTATCCAATGCAGAAGGCAGAGGACATGTACAGGTTCGCAGGAATACCATTCAGTCCCCAAGCTAGGGACTGGATTCTAAGGAACACCGCACAGGAAGAGGGCGACGAATACTCCACCCGGAAGAATTCATCTGAGCATGCAGAAAAATGGAGGTTTAGCATGCCCTTTACACTGGTTCAGGTGGTGCAGAGAGTGTGTGAACCCCACATGAAGATGTTCGGGTACAGGATCGTGGACGATGAAAAGACACTGATCAACAAGTCCATCAGTTTGCTCGAGGACAGACAGTTTCAGTAG